The Ignavibacteriales bacterium genome includes a window with the following:
- a CDS encoding response regulator transcription factor → MRIFIADDSSVILNRLVKMVSQIHNAKVVGVASDGEDAITSIQKLKPDLVILDLRMPKVNGFDVIRNIKKNNLSTTVLVLTSFATIPHRELCKQLGVEYFFDKTTEFEQAIEVIERLASLCDMSAA, encoded by the coding sequence ATGCGAATATTCATTGCAGATGATTCTTCTGTCATACTGAATCGACTTGTCAAAATGGTTTCCCAAATTCACAATGCCAAAGTTGTTGGCGTGGCGAGCGACGGCGAGGATGCGATTACATCAATTCAGAAATTGAAACCGGATCTGGTTATTCTCGATCTGCGTATGCCAAAAGTAAATGGTTTCGATGTGATAAGGAATATCAAGAAAAATAACTTGTCTACGACAGTGCTTGTGCTTACAAGCTTTGCAACTATCCCTCATAGAGAATTATGCAAGCAACTCGGCGTCGAATATTTCTTTGATAAAACAACTGAGTTCGAACAAGCGATTGAAGTGATCGAAAGGTTAGCGTCGTTATGCGACATGTCTGCAGCGTAA
- a CDS encoding response regulator transcription factor has protein sequence MTKIFIVDDHVLIREGLKKILCTEFDLTIVGEAQCGNEALDKLDKCQCDVLLLDIALPDKSGLDVLKEVKARHPKMHVIILSLYPEERYALRAMKDGADGYITKNGAADELFLAIRTVMAGKQYVSLTLKQELTDYLQDDQKQPTHKSLSDREFQILLLIGSGITVTQIAEELNLSVSTVNTHRLHILEKMHLRTNAELVRYLFENHLSE, from the coding sequence ATGACAAAAATCTTCATTGTCGACGATCATGTTCTTATCCGCGAGGGATTGAAAAAAATTCTATGTACAGAATTTGATCTTACAATCGTCGGCGAAGCACAGTGCGGCAACGAGGCACTGGATAAGTTAGATAAATGCCAATGTGATGTACTTTTACTGGACATTGCTCTTCCCGACAAAAGCGGACTTGACGTCTTGAAAGAAGTGAAAGCTCGACATCCCAAGATGCATGTAATTATATTGAGTCTGTATCCGGAGGAGCGGTATGCACTCCGCGCTATGAAGGATGGCGCTGATGGGTACATTACAAAAAACGGCGCAGCAGATGAGCTGTTTTTGGCAATTCGGACTGTGATGGCAGGGAAACAATACGTCAGTCTAACGCTTAAGCAGGAACTAACCGATTATCTTCAGGACGACCAAAAACAACCCACACATAAGAGTCTTTCTGATAGAGAATTTCAAATTCTGCTTTTAATTGGTTCCGGGATAACTGTTACGCAGATTGCTGAAGAGTTAAACTTAAGTGTGAGTACTGTAAACACCCATCGATTGCATATTCTGGAAAAAATGCACTTGAGAACAAACGCAGAACTTGTTCGCTACTTGTTCGAAAACCATCTGAGCGAATAA
- a CDS encoding PAS domain S-box protein: MKGDRKTKNELIKELESIRRKVNKMETLREKYKHTQQDITEGMRLQEESDASEDYYRGAFETSQDGLLVVHRSQGDILNANAYAQKLLGYSKEEFSKNKLWGIGVVKDDKDFQEALSRLEKDGVVYYNNISVKNKAGLTIDTEVILVDKVKFIQCNIRDNTARKRAEEQLRQSEERFRLIAENATDLIAVLDLEGKRIYSSPSYKSILGDPESLRGTDSFQEIHPEDREKIRRIFQETVRTGIGQRSEYRFLLEDGSVRYIESQGSVIRDENGNTIKVVVVSRDVTKRKQAEEELKKSEGKFRAIFNNASDGMFLVDLNARKFFMCNAMCMKMLGYTQEEFLNLDIDDIHPSEDLAFINDQIGKFSKGEEGLRSDIRFKRKEGSIFFTDLRPAILTIAEKKYLLINFHDITERKQSEEELKESNALIEAVVENVPLMIFLKEATDLRFVVFNRAGEELLGYDRKDLLGKNNLDLFPPEQAAHFMAKDREVLDGETGMLDIPEEPIMTAKKGQRLLHTRKICIKGTDGVTKYLLGISDDITERKRAEKQITLLAHTLKSVAECVSITDLNDIVLFVNNAFLKTYGYTENEILGKNINVVRSPNNPPIAASGIHAATLAGGWSGEIMNRTKDGREFPVSLSTSFVRDEKGQDIAFVGIATDITERKRAEEELKKSGEKYRSIFENVQDVYYETLLDGTILEVSPSVKLISKGQYNRTDLIGKSMYEFYPNTNDRDTLLAAIQKTGSVTDFEVRLKNRDGSFIPCSISATIKFDAEGRPEKIIGSMHDITERKRAEEALRETTDYLENLLSFANAPIMVWDNNNKITKFNLAFERLTKYTMYDVLGKNPVMLFSYDKRKEISTLISRISNGKNLISVEMPVRCKDGSVRTVLWNTANIYSADSKTIIATITHGQDITERKQAEEALQESEQKLRLVFENVFDGLCIFEEADDPIQRRLIDCNEHYAQMAGRSREELLKLGNTQNIAKSLSEDNTYSIGHGIIFAGRFSWIRPDGKDNIVEYTAVPLTVKEKRYTISIDRDITERKRAEEALQESELRFRSLYENATIGLYRTTPDGKILLANPALVKMLGFESFEKIVERNLEQNGFDSTSQRKEFLEKIEREGEVNGYDSKWIRQDGTVIFILESARAIRNSQGKTLYYDGTVENITERKLLEDQIRQMQKLESLGTLAGGIAHDFNNILGIILAFITSIKRFKDDAKKLALAVDTIITAVDRGKTLVKQILTFARKSETEFSPVDVNDLVVEIMTMIQETFPKVLTYSQNCDNAIPFIIADRSQLHQALLNLCVNARDAMSSGGVLTINTRMVSGISLRNQHPDVLASSYVCIEVGDTGEGITDEIQQKIFEPFFTTKEKGKGTGLGLAVVFGVVKTHKGFVEVESELGKGTTFRLYLPVPSAIMPAPTDIQENVKEIPGGTETVLVVEDEETLMAFIQISLAAKGYTVLSAADGPEAVKIYRERQKEISMVFTDLGLPGMTGVEEINLIKKINPDVKIIVATGFLDPEMKSELLKAGVKKFILKPYTFEEILKLTREVLDEK, translated from the coding sequence ATGAAGGGTGATCGGAAAACGAAGAACGAACTGATTAAAGAATTGGAATCTATTCGCAGGAAAGTGAATAAAATGGAAACCCTGCGGGAGAAATATAAGCACACTCAACAGGACATCACCGAAGGTATGCGATTACAAGAAGAATCGGATGCTTCCGAGGATTATTATCGCGGCGCCTTTGAAACATCGCAGGATGGATTATTGGTTGTTCATAGATCACAAGGTGACATTCTTAATGCTAACGCATATGCCCAGAAATTGCTGGGTTATTCAAAAGAGGAGTTCTCGAAAAATAAACTCTGGGGAATCGGAGTTGTGAAAGATGATAAAGACTTTCAAGAGGCGTTGTCAAGATTGGAAAAAGATGGCGTAGTGTATTACAACAACATATCTGTAAAAAACAAAGCGGGCCTCACTATAGATACAGAGGTCATTTTAGTTGACAAGGTAAAATTTATTCAGTGCAATATCCGCGACAATACCGCACGCAAGCGGGCGGAAGAACAGCTTCGACAGAGTGAAGAGCGATTTCGACTCATTGCAGAAAATGCCACCGACCTCATCGCCGTACTTGATCTTGAGGGAAAGAGAATCTATAGCAGCCCATCGTACAAATCCATACTTGGCGATCCGGAATCGCTTCGAGGAACAGATTCCTTTCAAGAGATACATCCCGAAGACCGGGAAAAGATTAGGCGCATATTTCAGGAAACGGTAAGAACAGGAATCGGACAGCGCTCGGAGTATCGGTTCTTGCTCGAAGATGGCTCCGTTCGTTACATCGAGTCACAGGGGAGCGTGATTCGCGATGAGAATGGAAACACGATCAAGGTCGTGGTAGTCTCGCGTGACGTCACCAAACGCAAACAGGCGGAGGAGGAGTTAAAAAAGTCAGAAGGTAAGTTCCGGGCTATTTTCAACAACGCGAGCGACGGGATGTTTCTTGTTGACCTGAACGCTCGAAAATTCTTCATGTGTAATGCTATGTGTATGAAAATGCTGGGCTATACTCAAGAAGAATTTTTGAATCTGGATATCGACGATATACATCCCAGTGAGGATCTGGCTTTTATAAACGACCAGATCGGGAAGTTTAGCAAAGGAGAAGAGGGTCTTCGCAGTGATATTAGATTTAAGCGCAAAGAGGGAAGTATTTTTTTTACAGATCTTCGTCCTGCCATTCTCACAATTGCCGAGAAAAAATATTTACTTATTAATTTCCATGACATCACCGAACGCAAGCAATCGGAGGAGGAACTGAAGGAATCGAACGCACTCATCGAAGCGGTTGTGGAAAATGTCCCGCTCATGATTTTCCTCAAAGAGGCAACAGACCTGAGGTTTGTCGTATTCAATCGCGCTGGCGAGGAGCTTCTGGGCTATGACCGAAAAGATTTGCTCGGAAAGAACAACCTAGACCTTTTCCCTCCCGAGCAAGCGGCTCATTTCATGGCTAAGGACCGAGAAGTCCTCGATGGAGAAACCGGCATGCTGGACATCCCGGAAGAACCCATCATGACAGCCAAGAAAGGCCAGCGGCTGTTGCATACCAGGAAGATCTGTATCAAGGGCACTGATGGTGTCACGAAATACTTATTAGGCATCTCTGACGACATCACCGAACGCAAACGGGCAGAGAAACAGATCACCCTTCTTGCCCATACACTGAAAAGTGTCGCCGAGTGTGTAAGTATAACGGATTTGAATGATATTGTTCTCTTCGTCAACAACGCATTTCTGAAAACGTATGGTTATACCGAAAACGAAATTCTGGGAAAGAACATCAATGTAGTGCGGTCACCAAACAATCCTCCCATTGCTGCTTCCGGTATTCACGCAGCGACATTGGCTGGAGGTTGGAGCGGTGAGATAATGAATCGGACGAAGGACGGCCGCGAATTCCCGGTTTCTCTCTCGACATCCTTTGTTCGAGATGAGAAGGGACAAGATATCGCGTTCGTGGGAATTGCCACTGATATCACCGAACGCAAACGGGCAGAAGAAGAACTAAAAAAGAGTGGAGAAAAGTATCGTTCTATTTTTGAAAATGTGCAGGATGTGTATTATGAAACTTTGCTAGATGGCACAATACTTGAAGTCAGTCCATCTGTCAAGCTTATTTCGAAGGGACAATACAATCGGACGGATTTAATAGGGAAATCGATGTACGAATTCTATCCTAACACCAATGACCGCGATACACTTCTAGCAGCGATTCAGAAAACAGGCAGTGTCACTGATTTCGAAGTCCGACTTAAGAACCGGGATGGTTCGTTTATCCCTTGTTCCATTTCTGCAACGATTAAATTTGATGCTGAAGGGCGACCTGAAAAAATCATAGGCAGCATGCACGATATCACCGAGCGCAAGCGAGCGGAGGAAGCGTTACGGGAAACCACGGACTATCTTGAAAACCTGCTTAGTTTTGCTAATGCGCCAATAATGGTTTGGGACAATAATAACAAGATCACTAAGTTCAATCTGGCATTTGAACGGTTAACGAAATATACTATGTACGATGTTCTTGGTAAGAATCCGGTAATGCTTTTTTCTTATGATAAGCGAAAAGAAATATCAACTCTTATTTCAAGGATATCAAACGGAAAAAACCTGATATCTGTCGAGATGCCTGTTCGCTGTAAGGATGGGAGTGTTCGCACTGTCTTATGGAATACAGCAAATATTTATTCTGCAGATAGTAAAACAATAATTGCCACCATTACTCATGGACAGGACATCACCGAGCGCAAGCAGGCGGAGGAAGCGCTACAGGAGTCTGAACAAAAACTTCGCTTGGTTTTTGAGAATGTTTTTGATGGTCTCTGTATCTTTGAGGAAGCCGACGATCCAATTCAGCGGCGGCTTATAGATTGTAATGAGCACTATGCTCAGATGGCAGGGCGTAGTCGTGAAGAATTACTGAAACTCGGAAACACGCAGAATATCGCGAAGTCATTGAGCGAAGATAATACATATTCTATTGGGCATGGTATTATTTTCGCTGGACGCTTTAGCTGGATTCGGCCCGATGGAAAAGATAATATTGTTGAATACACAGCTGTGCCATTGACCGTAAAAGAAAAAAGATACACGATTAGCATCGATCGTGATATTACCGAGCGCAAACGGGCAGAGGAAGCGCTACAGGAAAGTGAGTTGCGTTTTCGTTCACTCTACGAGAATGCCACTATCGGTCTTTATAGAACGACCCCCGATGGAAAAATACTGTTGGCAAATCCGGCATTAGTAAAAATGCTTGGTTTTGAATCTTTTGAAAAAATTGTTGAAAGGAACCTTGAACAAAACGGTTTCGATTCAACTTCTCAACGTAAAGAATTTCTTGAAAAGATCGAAAGAGAAGGCGAGGTCAATGGTTATGATTCAAAATGGATTCGACAGGATGGCACTGTCATATTTATACTGGAAAGTGCCCGGGCGATCCGCAATTCTCAAGGCAAAACTCTGTATTACGATGGAACAGTCGAAAATATCACAGAGCGTAAGCTGTTAGAAGATCAAATACGGCAAATGCAAAAGTTGGAGAGTTTGGGAACGCTTGCCGGAGGGATCGCGCATGATTTTAATAATATTCTTGGAATCATACTGGCATTCATCACAAGCATCAAGCGGTTTAAAGATGATGCAAAGAAGTTAGCCCTCGCTGTTGATACTATCATAACAGCCGTGGACCGCGGCAAAACACTTGTCAAGCAGATATTGACATTTGCCAGAAAATCGGAAACGGAATTCAGCCCAGTAGATGTGAATGATCTTGTTGTGGAAATCATGACGATGATCCAAGAAACGTTCCCCAAGGTTCTTACCTATTCGCAGAATTGTGATAACGCAATTCCTTTCATAATTGCAGATCGCTCACAGTTGCATCAAGCATTACTGAATCTTTGTGTGAATGCACGTGATGCGATGTCAAGCGGCGGTGTTCTTACCATCAATACTCGCATGGTATCCGGTATAAGTTTACGTAATCAGCATCCGGATGTTCTTGCGAGCAGTTATGTCTGCATCGAGGTTGGCGATACCGGTGAAGGAATAACCGACGAGATCCAACAAAAAATCTTTGAGCCGTTCTTCACAACAAAAGAGAAAGGAAAGGGAACCGGTTTAGGATTGGCAGTGGTATTTGGTGTTGTAAAAACCCATAAAGGATTTGTTGAGGTGGAAAGTGAACTTGGAAAGGGCACAACATTCCGATTGTATTTACCCGTGCCGTCAGCTATCATGCCGGCACCAACAGACATCCAAGAAAATGTAAAAGAAATTCCAGGCGGGACAGAAACAGTGTTAGTAGTAGAAGATGAAGAAACGCTGATGGCGTTTATCCAGATATCACTTGCTGCCAAAGGGTACACAGTCCTTTCTGCTGCAGATGGTCCAGAAGCCGTGAAAATTTATAGGGAACGGCAGAAGGAAATCAGCATGGTGTTTACCGATCTCGGATTACCCGGAATGACCGGTGTGGAAGAAATTAATCTCATTAAGAAGATCAATCCGGACGTAAAGATCATCGTTGCGACTGGTTTTCTTGACCCTGAAATGAAATCGGAACTTCTCAAAGCCGGTGTGAAAAAATTTATCTTGAAACCGTACACTTTCGAAGAAATTCTGAAATTAACACGGGAAGTGCTGGATGAGAAGTGA
- a CDS encoding PAS domain S-box protein encodes MKSDRKTKNELIKELESVRRKVKKLENLLEKRKHTQQDITERLSAEQAGKQAEKALRESEERYRSLFEKIDEGFCVVEMLYDPDGMAVDYRFVEINQAFEKHTGLQQALGKTIRQMVPNHDAHWFEIYGKVARTGEAIRFENPAIAMQRYYDVFAFRIGGDGSQRVGVLFTDITERKRAEEELRNRESILQKVFDILPVGLWFADKDGKLLRGNPAGVKIWGAEPKVTPSEYGVFKGRRLPSGEELAPDDWALAHTIMDKVTIVDELLEIDAFDGRKKTILNYTAPVLDALGNIQGAIVVNQDITERKRAEEEINKSHKELHMLADHLQNIREEERNHLAREFHDRLGQSMTALKMDLSLLLRTISDEKQDISRPYIAGELKSAKKLIDEMSRLIWEIIADLRPQMLDDLGLLAALEWETEGFESRTGISCEFQSSAGDIQIDSKKSIALFRIYQEVLTNILRHAHATIVKSALRRDDEMLVFEIKDNGRGITLNEQSKANSFGLIGMRERALALGGQLKISGIADEGTTIIVRLPL; translated from the coding sequence ATGAAGAGTGATCGGAAAACGAAGAACGAACTGATTAAAGAATTGGAATCTGTTCGTAGGAAAGTGAAGAAATTGGAAAATCTGCTGGAGAAACGGAAGCACACTCAACAGGATATCACCGAACGCCTGTCTGCCGAACAGGCAGGCAAGCAAGCAGAGAAGGCATTGCGAGAAAGCGAGGAACGGTATCGCAGCCTGTTCGAGAAAATAGATGAAGGCTTTTGCGTTGTCGAAATGCTTTATGACCCAGACGGTATGGCGGTTGACTACCGTTTTGTGGAAATCAATCAGGCGTTCGAGAAACATACAGGGCTCCAACAAGCATTAGGAAAGACGATCCGTCAGATGGTTCCCAATCATGACGCACATTGGTTTGAAATCTATGGGAAAGTGGCCCGAACGGGCGAAGCCATTCGTTTTGAGAACCCAGCCATTGCGATGCAGAGGTATTATGATGTGTTTGCCTTCCGCATCGGCGGGGATGGAAGTCAAAGAGTGGGTGTCCTCTTTACTGATATCACCGAGCGTAAGCGGGCAGAGGAAGAACTAAGAAATCGCGAAAGCATTCTGCAGAAGGTCTTTGACATACTTCCTGTGGGGCTCTGGTTTGCCGACAAAGATGGAAAGCTCCTGCGCGGGAATCCTGCAGGAGTGAAGATATGGGGTGCAGAGCCTAAAGTGACCCCGTCCGAATACGGAGTATTCAAGGGTCGACGACTTCCGTCCGGAGAAGAATTGGCACCGGATGACTGGGCGCTGGCGCACACCATCATGGATAAAGTGACGATTGTTGACGAACTGCTGGAGATAGATGCTTTCGACGGCAGAAAGAAAACGATTCTCAATTACACTGCCCCGGTTCTCGATGCCCTCGGAAATATTCAAGGTGCAATTGTAGTTAACCAAGACATAACCGAACGTAAGCGGGCGGAGGAGGAGATCAACAAATCCCATAAAGAGCTTCACATGCTTGCCGATCATTTGCAGAATATCCGTGAAGAAGAACGGAATCATTTAGCCCGGGAATTTCATGACCGGCTTGGACAATCAATGACTGCGTTGAAAATGGACTTGTCACTCTTGCTGCGTACAATCTCTGACGAAAAGCAGGATATTTCCCGTCCATACATTGCTGGAGAACTGAAATCTGCAAAAAAGCTTATAGATGAAATGAGTCGGTTAATCTGGGAAATAATAGCCGATCTGCGTCCGCAAATGCTTGATGACCTAGGGCTTCTGGCGGCTCTCGAATGGGAAACAGAGGGGTTTGAATCGCGCACGGGTATTTCCTGTGAGTTCCAATCATCTGCAGGAGATATTCAAATCGATTCTAAAAAATCCATTGCTCTTTTTCGAATCTATCAAGAAGTCCTTACAAATATTTTACGCCACGCTCATGCTACCATTGTGAAAAGTGCTCTTCGAAGGGATGATGAAATGCTTGTCTTTGAAATTAAAGATAATGGGCGTGGAATTACACTTAATGAACAGTCAAAAGCCAATTCGTTTGGTCTTATTGGCATGCGCGAACGCGCCCTGGCTCTTGGCGGGCAACTCAAAATCAGTGGAATTGCCGATGAAGGAACAACAATAATAGTCCGGCTGCCTTTATAG